In the genome of Synchiropus splendidus isolate RoL2022-P1 chromosome 13, RoL_Sspl_1.0, whole genome shotgun sequence, the window CCTGCAGCCCAATGTTGACTTCAGATTCAGATTAAGGTGCCGACCATAAACCTCTGCTAGGACTGTTCCGTTTACATGTCTTTTCTATGTACATTCCTCTAATCCAGCCAGAAGATTTCACCTACTTTTGTGCCTTTTAAACTTTTATGTCTAAGTCTAATCTAGTCTTGCTGTTGCACTCTTAAGTTCCATGTCACAAGGACTGTGCTGACACCATGACTATAGTGACCCCTGCTGGTCATGAGCCAAAGACACGAACGCCGTCCAATAACAGAGTGACACTCAGCTCATTTCGAACTGATGTATGTTTCTTTATTGGctttttaataaaacaacaaacctgAATAAATATCCCTTTACTCTGGGTACTCGCTGCAGCCCTGTCAGCGCAACACCGATGTGATGCCATGATGTCGAGTAGCCCCGAAGTCTCAGACTCCGAGGAGAATTCCAGAGAAGGAGGAGTCTGCGAGGACGCTGATAGATGAGCCGGTGCCATTGTCGACAAATACAGACACGTACTCTCCagcctaacacacacacacacacaccagagaatGTTACTACCAAGTCGGGTCATGTCTTCTGAGAGGACCTGGTCTGACCTGCAGGTAGAGCGCCCCCGTCAGTAACATGCTGAACGTTCCCCCTGAGACTGCCACGCCCATCATCGACTGTActgagctacacacacacacacaacgtcaTGGTGATACCGAAGAATAAGATGGTGAAGATAAAGACAATGACTCACAGATTCCTCTGGCAGAGAGACTCGATGCAAACTGATGCCCTGACACTGTCTCTGAGACGGtgctgctgtctttcaccagactctgacacacacaaacaagcaggtAGTCAGTCTTTCACAAATGGTCCTGCAGGATGGAGAGTGCATCTGATGGACCTACTGACCACTCGACTGACTCCATCTGTCTCACCTGGACTCGCTGGCTCACCTATCAGCAAACTGGCGGTGACCTGGTAGAATCCAGACACGGGCGCCGAATATCGTCCTGTGCTGATgttgaagctccctcctctctggAGTCGGTTCTGGACGGGCCCCGCCTGCCAGGGTCAACGGTCGGGTTAGAGGATGCGGTTCTGACGGGAGAGCGTGTGTGGCCACCTGACTGAAggtctgcagctccagcaggctACGGCGAGGGACGGCGACGGGGTGAGGGAGGCGACTGTGGAAGGAGGCGGCGATACGGGGAGCTCGGTCGCACTGCAGACACGCACCTGTCCATCGGCCTGCGCGGGACAGTGAGTGACAGAATGAAGCCTGACAGCTACAGACGCACATGATGTCATGACTTTTCCATCCTCAACAGGGAGGACATGTCGTGGCTGGACATTAGGAAAGTGCCCATGTGACCCAGCCAAAACAGAACTCAGGTTCTGATGAAGACCTATTGGTCACCTTGCAATTTCTGtcgcagctcctccaccagctcTTGCTTCGGCCACTGGGGCGATGCCGGGAGCCCAGGGGGCCCCTGAGGCCCTGGCGGGCCTGGAGGTCCAGGGAGTCCATGCTGGAAGGAGAGGTTTTGGTCACAGTGTGTCTGTCCTCAGGAGCAACGGCTCCGGTGTTGACCTGCTCTGGACCCTCTACTGACCTTAGATGACCTCTTGGTTCCCTTGGTTTTCCGGTTGTCTCCTTTGTTGGAGTTCCTCCTGAAGATCAGCCAGGAGTGCAGAGGTGACATGTCCAAGGACTCCTGCAGGGACCAGAGCCGTAGTCACACACTTGACAGAAGAACAGTCACATGTGAGGACATTCTTGATCTGAAGATAAAATCTGTTGCTCATCACGGTCCACTTTATCATCACAGTCATCTTCATCCAGTCATCTTTACTCTGacctttttttcattgtcatcACACACTCCCTCATCACGACAACACTGATGTGTCACTCATTACCACGGCTACACGTTTCACACACGCAATCTCATCACCATGACAACGTGTCACACACTATGGTCACCATGATGACACAGATGTCTTGTTACCCCATTCTCTGCTCCATCAGCCTCGTCGTCCTCCAGGATCTCCAGACTCTCCTCACCATCAAGACCTTCAATGTCTGCTGCTACCATcgtcaccaccatcatcatcatcatcaccagttGTCCCAGGAGCTGGCTCTCACCGGCCCCTCCAGATGACCTCCGTTTGAAGGCAAGCATGACCAGCACGTAGGACCTGGATCTCAGTGTGGGTCTAGTCAGCGGTGCCTCTGTCTTCAAGGACATTCCATCCTGAGACTTTTTCCTTGtcgtctcctcctgctgctgcctcaaACTTCACTCTGAGGTTTTGGTGACTCTTCCAGACATGAACAGAGAGTCAGTGTGTGaaacttttcctcctcctcctccccctcctctttttCCAATGCTGAGCTCTGTCTCTCCAACAACACGGACGTTCTTCACAGCAGCCGACTGTGGTACTCCCAGCCGAAGTGCGCCGAGTCTCCTCTTATCTTCTGGTAGCCCCTCGCCTCCGCCCCCTCATCTTTCAGAGATCTGAACTGTCACTCTTCAGTCCTTCCCTGCACGTCTCTGTGGTGGCGTCTGTCTCCGGCTTATCGGATGTCCCATCAGTCGTCTTTCACTTCTctctccagcacacacacacacactcacactgacacacagatAAGCAGGGGTGTTCCCTGTGAATCTGACTGTCACTGATAGTCCAAATTCATGTGAAGTTGTAACATCATTAGCAGTTACATCATGTATGACATCAGCCACCACTTGGTGATGATGAAACAACTGTCACTTATGAGGTCTCCTAGGTCGCCTGAGGTCAGCTCGCCGCTCGGACAGTGcctgggggagggggaggaggagagacagggagagcaggTGAGCCAGCCTAAGTCCCTCTAagaggatcacacacacacacagctcagctccagaccGACAGTGTGTCTCGATGATACAAGATCAGACAACATCGACCCTCCAGATTCcagcgtgacctctgaccccaagAGCTCGGTGAGACTCACCTGTTTGTCACTCTGTAGTGCCACTTGTTGCGTTCATGTGTGCGgtttgtgcgtctgtgtgtgtttgtgccagGGGTCATGGACGCGGAGCACGAGTCCCCGCTGCATCGCTTTGTTGTTGCAAAGCGTCTGATCACCTCCATCTTTGATCAGCTGCTGGACCTTGTGAAAGATGGTTCTACTCTCATGGCTGGTGTGTCTCAGgtattcactcacacacacacacacacacctgaccaAACATGTGATGTCAGAGTTGGGGCCCGACTTGGATCAGGCGCTGCTGCGAGAGCAGAGAGCGGACCTTCAGATCTGGGCGACCAAGCTCAGCACAATCAGAGAGGTTTTGGTCCGGAGACACATGAAAGTGGCCTTCTTCGGCAGGTGAGCAGCACACGCGCTGACTTTCTTgtgctgcagtcttgtgtgaaAATCCTCACCATCACCGCAGGACCAGCAACGGGAAGAGCACCGTCATCAACGCCCTGCTGAGGGAGCGAGTTCTGCCCACAGGCATTGGACACACCACCAACTGCTTCCTCAGGATCCAAGGCACTGACAGAGAGGAGCCGTACCTGACCACGGAGACCTCGGAGAGGAGCATCCACGTGAGGGTGATGAAGATGTAGCTGATGAAGGGgcctgatgatgaagatgactttGCTCTCCAGACGGTCCACCAGCTGGCCCACGCGCTCCACAGAAGGTCATCTTTGGACTCCAGAAGTCTTGTCGAGGTTTTTTGGCCCAAAAGTCGCTGCGCTCTTCTCAGAGAGGATCTGGTTCTGATGGACAGGTGAGTGACGGACAGAAGGGGTGAGGGTTATGTGATAGTCCTGCTGACATGAGAACTTTTTGCCCAGCCCCGGCACTGATGTCACTCAGGAGCTGGACTACTGGATCGATGAGTTCTGTCTGGATGCAGATGTCTTTGTGCTGGTGGGAAACGCTGAGTCGACGCTGATGAACACGGTGAGGTTAGCTTTGTCTAGTGCAGCAGAGTCTCTGGGTCTCATATTTGCTAATCTTGCACAGGAGAAGCTTTTCTTCCACAAAGTTGGACAGAGGATTTCCAAACCCAACATCTTCATCGTCCACAACCGCTGGGATGCCTCAGTGACAGAACCGGACTCAGTCCAGGAGGTGAGACCGTCAGTATGTAGGACACacaagaagatgatgatgtgtCATGCTTCCCAGGTGAGGAAGCAGCACTTGGACCGTTGTGTCCACTTCCTGGTCGACGAACTGAAGGTGGCCAGGCAGGACCAGGCCGTGGACCGGATCTTTTTCGTCTCGGCAAAAGAGGTCCTGAGTTCCAGGGTGATGCCGTCTCATGCGGCAGCGGAGACAGGTAGACAGGGGAAGTCTGTTGAAGTAGAGGTTTCACTCACCTTGTTGTCATCACCTGCAGGAGGTGCTCCTGATGAAAGCTTCCTTGAGAGACTGGAGGAGTTCGGGCGGTTCGAGAGAACTCTGCAGGTACGGTTTGAGGATTGAGATTTGTATTCtgtcctgacctctgaccttgtgGATGAAGGACTTCCTGTCTCGGTCCGCTGTGATGACAAAGTTCCAGCATCACACGATCAGCGCTGGAAACATCGTCCGGAACATCAGAGCTGCGATGGACAGCATCAATGTCGCAGCTGCCGACAGGAAGTGAGCCAGCGCCACAATGTAAAGGCAGGTATGTCGACATGGACTGACTCTGAGCTCCACCCCCCTGTGCAGGGTTCGTCTCCTGGAGGAGCGTGAGGAGCGCCAGGACCGTCGGAACTTTATCCTCGCCGAGATTGTGCTCCTCAGGAAAAATGTTGAGGAGAAGATGTTCGCCATGAGGGAGGCTGTCAGCGTGTCTGTGAGTTTCTTTCGCAGGGGTGTGACAGTGTCTTGGGTTTTCTTGTTGAAGGTTCAATCTTGTCCTGGCAGGTCGCCACAGTAATGTCGGATCAGATCCGATCGCTTCCAGTAGTGGTGGAGGAATTCCAAGCTGACTTCAGTCCAGAATCTCTGGCGGTCTACAAGATGGTGGGTTGGGATGCGTGCAGGCGCGAGATGCTGGTGCTGACTCAAAAGACTCTCTCTCAATTATGTCGTCTCAGAAGTTGCTGCGGCATGTGGAGGATTCGCTGGTCACCAGTGTCTCCCACCGCTGCTCGACCAGAGTCCAGAAAGACTTGCAGAACCTTCACAATCACATGACTGGTAGCTGAGACAGTCCTTGGTCTAGGTGAAGCTTTGGTctctctcagtgtgtgtgtgtgtccacagacAGCGTCCGGCCCCTGCTctctccagacctccagaaTGTCCTCCCCGCCTGCACATCGACCCGCAGACTGACCTGCCAAGTGGATGTTGCTTCACTGTGCTCCAACTTCAAGGAGGACCTGGACTTCCGGTTCTCTCTTGGATGGGCTTCTCTCGCCTCGCGGTTTATTGGGGCTTTAAATGCTCACCAAGAGGGCGGAGTCCAGCAGGTGAAGCTGCAGTAGTGGCGCTTGCAAGTGAGCAGGGTCAACATGTCGACTCTCTTCAGGTGGACGCCCTAATGAACGACGAAGTGATGGTCTCCATAGTAAAAGGTGTGGTGTCCCTCACTTCCAGAGCTTCTGTGGCGGTCCTGATGGTCGGAAGAGTGCTTTGTGTTTTCACTCATTCCAGGAGGTGGCATCAGGTGAGTCTCATGTGAGTCCTATCTTCACAGGTCTGGCACACAGTGGGCTGGCGTCTTGTGGCCCTGACTCTATCTCTGTATGGAACCCTGTACCTGTACGAGCGGTTCACATGGACCCACCGTAGTCAGGAGCGTGCACTGAAGCAGCAGTTTGTGGAGCATGCTACCTGCAGGCTGAAGGAAGCTGTTCACTTGACCAGCTCCACCTGCAGCCAGCAGGTGCACCAGTAAGACCCCGCCAACTTCCTGATCAGCAGACACCCGCTGCAGACACCAGAAGAACTGTTTGTCCGCAGGGAACTGACCTCCAGCTTCGCTCGCCTCTGTCAGCATGTGAGTCTCAGCGCAGCGGAGTTGGAGGAGGACATCCGTCACTTGGGGAACAAGATCCAGAA includes:
- the si:ch1073-184j22.1 gene encoding erythroferrone isoform X2, whose amino-acid sequence is MSLKTEAPLTRPTLRSRSYVLVMLAFKRRSSGGAGESQLLGQLVMMMMMVVTMVAADIEGLDGEESLEILEDDEADGAENGESLDMSPLHSWLIFRRNSNKGDNRKTKGTKRSSKHGLPGPPGPPGPQGPPGLPASPQWPKQELVEELRQKLQGRWTGACLQCDRAPRIAASFHSRLPHPVAVPRRSLLELQTFSQAGPVQNRLQRGGSFNISTGRYSAPVSGFYQVTASLLIESGERQQHRLRDSVRASVCIESLCQRNLSVQSMMGVAVSGGTFSMLLTGALYLQAGEYVSVFVDNGTGSSISVLADSSFSGILLGV
- the si:ch1073-184j22.1 gene encoding erythroferrone isoform X1 yields the protein MSLKTEAPLTRPTLRSRSYVLVMLAFKRRSSGGAGESQLLGQLVMMMMMVVTMVAADIEGLDGEESLEILEDDEADGAENGESLDMSPLHSWLIFRRNSNKGDNRKTKGTKRSSKHGLPGPPGPPGPQGPPGLPASPQWPKQELVEELRQKLQGRWTGACLQCDRAPRIAASFHSRLPHPVAVPRRSLLELQTFSQAGPVQNRLQRGGSFNISTGRYSAPVSGFYQVTASLLIGEPASPESGERQQHRLRDSVRASVCIESLCQRNLSVQSMMGVAVSGGTFSMLLTGALYLQAGEYVSVFVDNGTGSSISVLADSSFSGILLGV
- the si:ch1073-184j22.1 gene encoding erythroferrone isoform X3 is translated as MSLKTEAPLTRPTLRSRSYVLVMLAFKRRSSGGAGESQLLGQLVMMMMMVVTMVAADIEGLDGEESLEILEDDEADGAENGESLDMSPLHSWLIFRRNSNKGDNRKTKGTKRSSKHGLPGPPGPPGPQGPPGLPASPQWPKQELVEELRQKLQGRWTGACLQCDRAPRIAASFHSRLPHPVAVPRRSLLELQTFSQAGPVQNRLQRGGSFNISTGRYSAPVSGFYQVTASLLIGEPASPGETDGVSRVSLVKDSSTVSETVSGHQFASSLSARGISQYSR
- the mfn1a gene encoding mitofusin-1 isoform X5; translated protein: MDAEHESPLHRFVVAKRLITSIFDQLLDLVKDGSTLMAELGPDLDQALLREQRADLQIWATKLSTIREVLVRRHMKVAFFGRTSNGKSTVINALLRERVLPTGIGHTTNCFLRIQGTDREEPYLTTETSERSIHTVHQLAHALHRRSSLDSRSLVEVFWPKSRCALLREDLVLMDSPGTDVTQELDYWIDEFCLDADVFVLVGNAESTLMNTEKLFFHKVGQRISKPNIFIVHNRWDASVTEPDSVQEVRKQHLDRCVHFLVDELKVARQDQAVDRIFFVSAKEVLSSRVMPSHAAAETGRQGKSVEVEVSLTLLSSPAGGAPDESFLERLEEFGRFERTLQDFLSRSAVMTKFQHHTISAGNIVRNIRAAMDSINVAAADRKVRLLEEREERQDRRNFILAEIVLLRKNVEEKMFAMREAVSVSVATVMSDQIRSLPVVVEEFQADFSPESLAVYKMKLLRHVEDSLVTSVSHRCSTRVQKDLQNLHNHMTVCVCVHRQRPAPALSRPPECPPRLHIDPQTDLPSGCCFTVLQLQGGPGLPVLSWMGFSRLAVYWGFKCSPRGRSPAGGRPNERRSDGLHSKRSGTQWAGVLWP
- the mfn1a gene encoding mitofusin-1 isoform X2 translates to MDAEHESPLHRFVVAKRLITSIFDQLLDLVKDGSTLMAELGPDLDQALLREQRADLQIWATKLSTIREVLVRRHMKVAFFGRTSNGKSTVINALLRERVLPTGIGHTTNCFLRIQGTDREEPYLTTETSERSIHTVHQLAHALHRRSSLDSRSLVEVFWPKSRCALLREDLVLMDSPGTDVTQELDYWIDEFCLDADVFVLVGNAESTLMNTEKLFFHKVGQRISKPNIFIVHNRWDASVTEPDSVQEVRKQHLDRCVHFLVDELKVARQDQAVDRIFFVSAKEVLSSRVMPSHAAAETGRQGKSVEVEVSLTLLSSPAGGAPDESFLERLEEFGRFERTLQDFLSRSAVMTKFQHHTISAGNIVRNIRAAMDSINVAAADRKVRLLEEREERQDRRNFILAEIVLLRKNVEEKMFAMREAVSVSVATVMSDQIRSLPVVVEEFQADFSPESLAVYKMKLLRHVEDSLVTSVSHRCSTRVQKDLQNLHNHMTDSVRPLLSPDLQNVLPACTSTRRLTCQVDVASLCSNFKEDLDFRFSLGWASLASRFIGALNAHQEGGVQQVDALMNDEVMVSIVKGVVSLTSRASVAVLMVWHTVGWRLVALTLSLYGTLYLYERFTWTHRSQERALKQQFVEHATCRLKEAVHLTSSTCSQQVHQELTSSFARLCQHVSLSAAELEEDIRHLGNKIQNLESIQCRSKTLRNRATGLDTCLESFSVQYLQDD
- the mfn1a gene encoding mitofusin-1 isoform X3; this encodes MDAEHESPLHRFVVAKRLITSIFDQLLDLVKDGSTLMAGVSQALLREQRADLQIWATKLSTIREVLVRRHMKVAFFGRTSNGKSTVINALLRERVLPTGIGHTTNCFLRIQGTDREEPYLTTETSERSIHTVHQLAHALHRRSSLDSRSLVEVFWPKSRCALLREDLVLMDSPGTDVTQELDYWIDEFCLDADVFVLVGNAESTLMNTEKLFFHKVGQRISKPNIFIVHNRWDASVTEPDSVQEVRKQHLDRCVHFLVDELKVARQDQAVDRIFFVSAKEVLSSRVMPSHAAAETGRQGKSVEVEVSLTLLSSPAGGAPDESFLERLEEFGRFERTLQDFLSRSAVMTKFQHHTISAGNIVRNIRAAMDSINVAAADRKVRLLEEREERQDRRNFILAEIVLLRKNVEEKMFAMREAVSVSVATVMSDQIRSLPVVVEEFQADFSPESLAVYKMKLLRHVEDSLVTSVSHRCSTRVQKDLQNLHNHMTDSVRPLLSPDLQNVLPACTSTRRLTCQVDVASLCSNFKEDLDFRFSLGWASLASRFIGALNAHQEGGVQQVDALMNDEVMVSIVKGVVSLTSRASVAVLMVGRVVWHTVGWRLVALTLSLYGTLYLYERFTWTHRSQERALKQQFVEHATCRLKEAVHLTSSTCSQQVHQELTSSFARLCQHVSLSAAELEEDIRHLGNKIQNLESIQCRSKTLRNRATGLDTCLESFSVQYLQDD
- the mfn1a gene encoding mitofusin-1 isoform X1, whose protein sequence is MDAEHESPLHRFVVAKRLITSIFDQLLDLVKDGSTLMAELGPDLDQALLREQRADLQIWATKLSTIREVLVRRHMKVAFFGRTSNGKSTVINALLRERVLPTGIGHTTNCFLRIQGTDREEPYLTTETSERSIHTVHQLAHALHRRSSLDSRSLVEVFWPKSRCALLREDLVLMDSPGTDVTQELDYWIDEFCLDADVFVLVGNAESTLMNTEKLFFHKVGQRISKPNIFIVHNRWDASVTEPDSVQEVRKQHLDRCVHFLVDELKVARQDQAVDRIFFVSAKEVLSSRVMPSHAAAETGRQGKSVEVEVSLTLLSSPAGGAPDESFLERLEEFGRFERTLQDFLSRSAVMTKFQHHTISAGNIVRNIRAAMDSINVAAADRKVRLLEEREERQDRRNFILAEIVLLRKNVEEKMFAMREAVSVSVATVMSDQIRSLPVVVEEFQADFSPESLAVYKMKLLRHVEDSLVTSVSHRCSTRVQKDLQNLHNHMTDSVRPLLSPDLQNVLPACTSTRRLTCQVDVASLCSNFKEDLDFRFSLGWASLASRFIGALNAHQEGGVQQVDALMNDEVMVSIVKGVVSLTSRASVAVLMVGRVVWHTVGWRLVALTLSLYGTLYLYERFTWTHRSQERALKQQFVEHATCRLKEAVHLTSSTCSQQVHQELTSSFARLCQHVSLSAAELEEDIRHLGNKIQNLESIQCRSKTLRNRATGLDTCLESFSVQYLQDD
- the mfn1a gene encoding mitofusin-1 isoform X4; the protein is MDAEHESPLHRFVVAKRLITSIFDQLLDLVKDGSTLMAELGPDLDQALLREQRADLQIWATKLSTIREVLVRRHMKVAFFGRTSNGKSTVINALLRERVLPTGIGHTTNCFLRIQGTDREEPYLTTETSERSIHTVHQLAHALHRRSSLDSRSLVEVFWPKSRCALLREDLVLMDSPGTDVTQELDYWIDEFCLDADVFVLVGNAESTLMNTEKLFFHKVGQRISKPNIFIVHNRWDASVTEPDSVQEVRKQHLDRCVHFLVDELKVARQDQAVDRIFFVSAKEVLSSRVMPSHAAAETGGAPDESFLERLEEFGRFERTLQDFLSRSAVMTKFQHHTISAGNIVRNIRAAMDSINVAAADRKVRLLEEREERQDRRNFILAEIVLLRKNVEEKMFAMREAVSVSVATVMSDQIRSLPVVVEEFQADFSPESLAVYKMKLLRHVEDSLVTSVSHRCSTRVQKDLQNLHNHMTDSVRPLLSPDLQNVLPACTSTRRLTCQVDVASLCSNFKEDLDFRFSLGWASLASRFIGALNAHQEGGVQQVDALMNDEVMVSIVKGVVSLTSRASVAVLMVGRVVWHTVGWRLVALTLSLYGTLYLYERFTWTHRSQERALKQQFVEHATCRLKEAVHLTSSTCSQQVHQELTSSFARLCQHVSLSAAELEEDIRHLGNKIQNLESIQCRSKTLRNRATGLDTCLESFSVQYLQDD